The genomic interval CCCCGTCGCGAATCAAAGAGTGACACCCTGTAAACGCAGCCTGTCCCGCCGGTCCGGGCAGGGCAAACACTTCCCGCCCCTGCTCCGCGGCTAAACGTGCCGTAATCAGGCTCCCGCTGCGTTTGGCGGCCTCGGCAACCACCACGGCCATGGATAATCCGCTGATGATTCGATTGCGATACGGAAAATTGTTGGCATCCGGGCGAATGCCAGGTGCGAATTCGCTGACGACACACCCCCGCTGTTCCAACGCCGCACGCAGGTCATCGTTGCCTTTGGGATAATGCACATCCAGCCCGCAGCCGAGCACAGCCACGGATGACCCCACACCGGCCAACCCGCCCAAATGGGCTTCACGGTCAACTCCCAAAGCCAATCCGGAAACAATACTCAATCCCATACGGGACAGCTCCGCGCTGATTCGCGCTGCCGCGTCCAGACCGTGACGCGTGCATTTTCGCGCCCCCACAACGCCGATACACGGTCCCGCCAACAAAGACGCATCGCCGGAAACGTAGAGCAGAGCCGGTGGGTCCGGAATTTCTCGCAATCGTTGAGGGAACAAGGGGTCATGCCAGGAAAGGGCACACATGCCCCGCGATCGGGCCGCACGGTATTCCGCTTCAGCTTCCTCACGCCAGGCCTCACGGCGAACAGCCTCCACCTGGTCACGTCGGGCCAGCCGCCGCTCTCGCCAGTGCGCCACATCGCGTAGCGCGACATAGGCACTGTCATAGGCGTTCAGGACCGTTTTCCAGGTACGCGGTCCCAACCCCGGCGTATGTCGCAGAGCCAAACAGGCGAAGAATTCCTTATTCCAATCCATAATCAACACAGCAACAGGAGCCTGCAACAAACGCCATACATGCACAGCCGTCGTTGGACAGGAGGAAATAAAGGAATCGGGACCAAAGAGGCACCGAACCGTTGTGCGGCTGTCATGAATTGCCCAAGCGCAAAGCCCAAATGTGTAAAAGCATGGGGCCAGAGCAAAAAACTACTC from Paucidesulfovibrio gracilis DSM 16080 carries:
- the dprA gene encoding DNA-processing protein DprA; translation: MDWNKEFFACLALRHTPGLGPRTWKTVLNAYDSAYVALRDVAHWRERRLARRDQVEAVRREAWREEAEAEYRAARSRGMCALSWHDPLFPQRLREIPDPPALLYVSGDASLLAGPCIGVVGARKCTRHGLDAAARISAELSRMGLSIVSGLALGVDREAHLGGLAGVGSSVAVLGCGLDVHYPKGNDDLRAALEQRGCVVSEFAPGIRPDANNFPYRNRIISGLSMAVVVAEAAKRSGSLITARLAAEQGREVFALPGPAGQAAFTGCHSLIRDGAMLADSAEDVLRELRFQFQDELAGVPSGAPASKTMPGGTEGGSADVTASPCVPLCAEHTAGTREPARPGAVDVAPAGVIPPDPSTEPDAHALWQALGEGRCHIDELTRLLGWESARVSQALLLMELSGHVRQWPGMRYSRVAR